The proteins below come from a single Argentina anserina chromosome 1, drPotAnse1.1, whole genome shotgun sequence genomic window:
- the LOC126786498 gene encoding putative F-box protein At1g65770, producing the protein MDIIVDWSNLPIELWTLIGEKLKLHIEYLRFRSVCHSWRSNLPPFHPSPPPKFPLPLSSSNEPTSFLCQNTLYLLRSPATSSSGGWFLKVEESDMMLLRNPITSRRIRYSRDESLSECLNLLEFKMVELGKSYFLRYIRASGSVSGLKKVTLMPSEKGSCVIVIIDDQGKLGFAKSGDQKVRWFSHGDCVFDDVVVYKGQTYVVDGLGCVVKISLCSETIQISSKLDGSGGRKHLVECGGELYVVDRYFDEAQNKQEGLDWGMFRRRRRYRRYESGELKVVDFKVYKLEWGEGELGRWVEVKSLVDQAIFLANDCSFSVSAKELAGCEGNCIYFTDENNVNLALRDVTRPENFVFSLEDRSTHKLGSSPDDSTVFWPPTK; encoded by the coding sequence ATGGACATCATCGTCGATTGGTCCAATCTTCCCATCGAACTCTGGACGCTGATCGGAGAAAAACTCAAACTCCACATCGAGTATCTCCGCTTCCGCAGCGTTTGTCACTCATGGCGTTCTAACTTGCCTCCCTTCCACCCTTCACCTCCTCCCAagttccctctccctctctcctctTCTAATGAACCAACTTCCTTCCTCTGCCAAAACACCCTCTATCTCCTCCGTTCCCCCGCCACGTCATCCTCCGGCGGTTGGTTTCTCAAGGTGGAAGAGTCCGACATGATGCTTCTCCGGAATCCCATCACCTCGCGGCGCATCAGGTACTCAAGGGACGAGTCGTTGTCGGAGTGTTTGAATTTGTTGGAGTTTAAGATGGTCGAGTTAGGGAAGTCTTATTTTCTAAGGTACATCCGTGCGTCTGGTTCGGTTAGTGGGTTAAAGAAAGTGACTTTGATGCCTTCTGAGAAGGGTAGTTGTGTGATTGTGATTATAGATGACCAAGGGAAATTGGGTTTTGCGAAAAGTGGAGATCAGAAAGTGAGGTGGTTTAGTCATGGAGATTGTGTTTttgatgatgttgttgtttATAAGGGTCAGACATATGTTGTGGATGGGTTGGGTTGTGTTGTTAAGATTAGTCTGTGTTCAGAAACGATCCAAATTTCGTCGAAATTGGATGGTTCAGGTGGGAGGAAGCATTTGGTGGAGTGTGGTGGAGAGCTTTATGTGGTGGATAGGTATTTTGATGAAGCACAAAATAAGCAAGAAGGGTTGGATTGGGGGATGTTTCGTAGACGTAGAAGATACCGAAGATATGAGTCTGGTGAACTCAAGGTAGTTGATTTTAAGGTTTACAAGCTGGAATGGGGTGAAGGAGAGTTGGGGAGATGGGTTGAAGTGAAAAGCTTGGTTGATCAGGCGATTTTCTTGGCTAATGATTGCTCTTTCTCTGTTTCGGCTAAAGAGTTAGCTGGGTGTGAAGGGAATTGCATTTACTTCACAGATGAAAATAATGTTAATCTTGCTCTTAGAGACGTAACTAGACCAGAGAACTTTGTGTTCAGCTTGGAGGATCGTAGCACTCACAAGTTGGGATCTTCTCCAGACGATTCCACTGTATTTTGGCCACCGACAAAGTGA
- the LOC126792515 gene encoding LOW QUALITY PROTEIN: UPF0548 protein At2g17695 (The sequence of the model RefSeq protein was modified relative to this genomic sequence to represent the inferred CDS: inserted 3 bases in 2 codons; substituted 1 base at 1 genomic stop codon) has product MIFTDMVFLSWAPPTPKEQKACIDRSGGFNYEAKFRGATAKSLSSLQPXAENGFFCNHALVLVGSGLETYEKGKKGXLSWFLTEFGFCRHFGLNWAFVXPKKPVQNGVKFCICVKEFLPWVMMPLQIVYVNENRSSTQSMASFRFWGGTLQSHLLFSAAGEERFSVELDENNQVWYEILSFSKPAHLLSFVGYPYVMLRQRHFAHHSTNAIKKHINTL; this is encoded by the exons atgatttttacAGACATGGTTTTCTTGAGCTGGGCTCCACCAACTCCAAAAGAACAAAAGGCTTGCATTGACAG GTCAGGTGGCTTTAACTATGAAGCTAAGTTCAGGGGGGCTACTGCCAAGTCCCTATCTTCCCTGCAACC TGCAGAAAATGGTTTCTTCTGCAACCATGCCCTTGTTTTGGTCGGTTCGGGTTTGGAGACTTATGAGAAGGGCAAGA AGGGATGACTGTCATGGTTTTTGACTGAGTTTGGATTTTGCAGGCATTTTGGATTGAATTGGGCGTTTG GTCCGAAGAAGCCGGTTCAAAATGGAGTGaagttttgtatttgtgtCAAGGAGTTTCTACCATGGGTCATGATGCCTCTTCAGATTGTGTATGTGAATGAAAATAGAAGTAGTACACAGTCCATGGCGTCTTTTCGTTTTTGGGGTGGTACCCTTCAAAGTCACTTGCTGTTTAGTGCC GCAGGGGAAGAGCGTTTCTCAGTTGAACTGGATGAGAATAACCAAGTGTGGTATGAGATACTTTCCTTCTCAAAACCAGCTCACCTATTGTCATTCGTTGGGTACCCTTATGTAATGCTGAGGCAAAGGCACTTTGCTCATCATTCTACTAATGCAATCAAGAAACATATAAATACCTTGTAA